The following DNA comes from Spirulina major PCC 6313.
GAACGCCCATTTGCAGGAATACGCCACGTTTAAAGCGATGGGCTATCGTCATGCCTATTTGTTGGGGGTGATTTTTGAAGAAGCGGTGATTTTGGCGGTGTTGGGGTTTGTGCCGGGGTTTGTGTTGCCGCTGGGGTTGTACCGGATGGCGGCCAATGCGACGGCACTCCCGATCGCGATGACGGTGCATCGGGCGGTGGTGGTGTTTGGGCTAACCTTGGTGATGTGTTTGATGTCAGGCGCGATCGCTACCCGCCGCCTCCAAGCCGCTGATCCCGCCGATATGTTTTAAGGATGGATAAATCATGACCCAAACTTTTCAAAATGAACCCGTGATTGCGATCGCTCACCTCAGCCACTATTTCGGCACGGGCGACCTCCGCAAACAGGTGTTATATGACATCCACCTCACAATCCAAGCCGGGGAAATCGTGATTATGACCGGCCCCTCTGGTTCCGGCAAAACCACATTGTTAACCCTGATGGGGGCATTGCGATCGGTGCAAGGGGGGAGTTTGAAGTTTCTTGGCACGGAACTCTGTGGCGCAACCAATCGGCAACAGGTCGATGTGCGTCGCCACATCGGTTATATTTTCCAAGCCCACAACCTCCACGGCAGCCTCACCGCCCTGCAAAATGTGCGCATGGGGTTAGAACTACACCCGCAATATTCCATTGCAGAGATGCACGATCGCGCCGCCCATGCCCTTGATACGGTGGGATTAGGCGATCGCATCACCTACTACCCCGCTAATCTTTCCGGCGGTCAACGCCAACGAGTGGCGATCGCCCGCGCCCTCGTCAGTCAGCCCAAACTCCTCCTCGCCGACGAACCCACCGCCGCCCTCGACCGCCAATCCGGCCGCGATGTGGTCACCCTGATGCAACGCCTTGCCAAGGAACAGGGCTGCACCATCCTCCTCGTCACCCACGACAACCGCATCCTAGACGTGGCCGATCGCATCGTCGAAATGGAAGATGGCCGCCTGATCCGCGCCGATGCCCAAACCAGTGCCGCCGCTGGGGTTAGTGAGTCATAGGAGTGGGTGCGATCGCACCCACTCTAGACCTTTGGCCACTGAGCAACGGTCACGCTTTCGTTTATAAAGAGACTCAGATACTCTCTGAGAAATGCTCATGAGTCGCCAATATCACGCCCCCTCTCGCGCTGCCGCTCAAAAAAAGGCTCCCCAATTTACAGCCCCTTCTGTCGCTCGCCCCACCGTGCAAAAAAAGAGCGCGGCGAAATCCCTCCCCCCATGGAATCCAGAAGGGCCCACCGTTGACCCCCTAGCGCGACTCAGCCAAACCCCATCCATCCAAACAAAATTAACCGTCGGGGCTGCCAACGACAAATACGAACAGGAAGCCGATCGCGTCGCCAAAAACGTCGTGCAACGCATCCATTCTCCCCTCGCTGATCCCAGTACAGAATCCATCCAGCGAGAAACCCTCGACGAAGAAGAAGACCTCCAAACTAAACCCCTCCTCCAACGCCAAACCGCAGCCGATGGCGGTGACGTTTCCTCAGACTTAGAATCAAGCATTAAAAAAGCGAAAGGTGGCGGTCAATCTCTCAATACCAACCTGCAAGCCAAGATGGGGGAGGCAATGGGAGCCGATTTTAGCGGTGTGAAAGTGCATACCGATTCCCAATCTGACCAACTCAATCAAGCCGTCCAAGCCAAAGCCTTCACCACCGGCAGTGATGTGTTTTTCCGCAAAGGGGAATACAACCCCGGCAGCAAAGGCGGTCAGGAATTGATCGCCCATGAATTAACCCATGTGGTGCAGCAAAATGGAGGCGCTGTTCAAACGAAATCAATTCACCATACCGATGCCTCTAATGAATCAGTGCAGAGACTGAAATGGTCAGAGGTGTATACGGGGTCAACATCAGTGGTTGGCATCAGTGAATCACAAATGCCTGAGGGTGTAGAAGCTGAAACAGGTGAACAAGAAACGATAGATAGGAATGTTTGG
Coding sequences within:
- a CDS encoding DUF4157 domain-containing protein; this encodes MSRQYHAPSRAAAQKKAPQFTAPSVARPTVQKKSAAKSLPPWNPEGPTVDPLARLSQTPSIQTKLTVGAANDKYEQEADRVAKNVVQRIHSPLADPSTESIQRETLDEEEDLQTKPLLQRQTAADGGDVSSDLESSIKKAKGGGQSLNTNLQAKMGEAMGADFSGVKVHTDSQSDQLNQAVQAKAFTTGSDVFFRKGEYNPGSKGGQELIAHELTHVVQQNGGAVQTKSIHHTDASNESVQRLKWSEVYTGSTSVVGISESQMPEGVEAETGEQETIDRNVWAGQTKKGRSGFLWHKDSTLEIQYDIKSMKQYKIIDPTVVFFTAVRISALEPIKKFGIDPNFGNAEKPDGSTQYNVRGFNYFGKDKKIPQIYGSNYLEPEPWKIISFSLPEGTLIERDPEIPNGLRTTHHIQPSEIKSW
- a CDS encoding DevA family ABC transporter ATP-binding protein, which translates into the protein MTQTFQNEPVIAIAHLSHYFGTGDLRKQVLYDIHLTIQAGEIVIMTGPSGSGKTTLLTLMGALRSVQGGSLKFLGTELCGATNRQQVDVRRHIGYIFQAHNLHGSLTALQNVRMGLELHPQYSIAEMHDRAAHALDTVGLGDRITYYPANLSGGQRQRVAIARALVSQPKLLLADEPTAALDRQSGRDVVTLMQRLAKEQGCTILLVTHDNRILDVADRIVEMEDGRLIRADAQTSAAAGVSES